One Monomorium pharaonis isolate MP-MQ-018 chromosome 4, ASM1337386v2, whole genome shotgun sequence DNA segment encodes these proteins:
- the LOC118645002 gene encoding uncharacterized protein LOC118645002 has translation MDNKTNMLIVKKKRRISIPKNLNTIQSWNIIGPIVAQELKAFDYIPIPYCFDTNAYKIGHIFVPIGTQITCFRRVPVLKILGPIHDFAVKNETNVKWLDKEFRSVRTSGDQMDFRIIIEHGKNQLSFTGRDYYFLSKAYDMSIEGNVVINRAAHEDLLNTKWIGLITNVIVTRIFEFHIVRDICERVIYTGDSEHTILFKYDICEIDRHGTVVKSKTEKIRCKWSPVGNKISDSLPLTKFQNKTSDKT, from the exons ATGGATAATAAGACGAATATGCTAATCGTCAAGAAAAAACGAAGAATTTCTAttcctaaaaatttaaatactattCAATCTTGGAACATTATTGGGCCGATTGTCGCTCAAGAACTCAAGGCGTTCGATTACATTCCAATTCCATATTGCTTTGATACAAACGCGTATAAAATTGGACATATTTTTGTACCAATCGGTACTCag ATAACATGTTTTCGCCGCGTACCAGTTCTGAAAATACTCGGGCCAATCCACGATTTTGCAgtaaaaaacgagacaaatgTCAAATGGCTTGACAAGGAATTCCGTAGTGTCCGAACGTCCGGCGATCAAATGGATTTTCGG ATAATCATAGAACATGGAAAAAATCAGCTGAGTTTTACAGGTcgtgattattattttctcagCAAAGCGTACGATATGTCGATTGAAGGAAACGTGGTGATAAATCGCGCAGCTCACGAAG ATTTATTGAATACCAAATGGATCGGACTGATAACAAATGTGATTGTTACGAGAATATTCGAGTTTCATATTGTTAGAGACATATGTGAAAGAGTGATATATACAGGCGATAGTGAACAtactattctttttaaatacgaCATATGTGAAATTGATCGGCATGGGACAGTAGTAAAATCT AAAACGGAGAAAATACGCTGTAAATGGTCGCCagtaggaaataaaatatcagaCAGTCTCCCATTAaccaaatttcaaaataaaacgtCTGATAAAACATGA